The stretch of DNA TTCTCGAATTTTATAAAATACATAACGGGCAGATACCCAATGCGTATGGTATCGTTAACGGTGAAGAGTTGATGAGTCTTGAACGTATTGTAGAAGAATGGGTAATCTGGCAACGTCTGGCTACTGTCGGAGCCTTTGATGATGCGATGGCAAATGCAGACGATGGCGTACAAGAAGTGTGGCATAGTCGCTCGTGGATACCTTTTACCGACGACGGTTTGGGCAATCACTTGTGTTTAGATATGGCTCCTGCAAACAGGGGATCGCGGGGTCAGATAATTCGTATATGGCACGATGATACCGGTCGATTCAGGCAAGCACCATCTTTTGGCTCTTGGGTTGCTAATTTTGCATACGACTTGAACCGGGCGATGTTCGTATAATCATCTTTTTTCATTATTTTTGTACCTCTAACAGAGGGTGATTGTAAACATTATATGCCAAAGAATGTTTATAACTCACATACAAAAAATGAATTATGAGTGATTTATTACAATTAGAAAGCAAAATAGTAAACATGTTGAAGACTGTTTACGACCCGGAAATACCAGTCAATGTTTACGATCTCGGACTAATCTACGAAGTGGATATAGACGATGATAAAAATGTAACCATCACAATGACGCTGACAGCTCCAAACTGTCCGGCAGCCGATTTTATACTCGAAGATGTAAGATATAAAGTGCAGTCGGTTGCGGGAGTCAATAATGTGATCGTAGATCTTACTTTCGAGCCCGAGTGGAACAAAGATATGCTTAGCGAAGAGGCAAAACTTGAGTTAGGATTTTTATAAAACACAGGCGGTGGGAAAGAAAGTTTATTTTTTATCCGATGCCCATTTGGGTTCAGCTTTTCATAAGAAAAAAATGGATAAGCAACAGATGATGACATTGCCATCTGTAAAAATCAAAGAAAGTTATTTCCCACAACATGAGGTGGAGCGCAAGCTGTGTCGTTGGCTTGATATGGTAAAGCAAGATGCACAGGCTGTTTATCTGTTGGGTGATATCTTCGACTACTGGTTCGAGTACCGGAATGTGGTTCCGCGTGGATTTGTCCGCTTCTTGGGCAAAGTAGCCGAGCTTACAGATATGGGGATAGAGGTGCATTTCTTTATCGGCAATCACGATATTTGGGTGACCGACTATTTACAGAAAGAGTGTGGTATGATTGTTCATGTTCAGCCTTTGGTGAAAGAAATATTCGGCAAAAAGTTTTTTCTGGCACATGGAGATGGCTTAGGAGATGATTCCGCATCATTTAAAATCCTGCGGTCTGTTTTCCATAGCAAAATATGCAGAAAAGCTTATGCCGCTATTCATCCCCGTTGGACAGTAGGCTTTGCGCAATGGTGGTCGAACCACAATCGTGAGAACGACGAGATGCCGGACTATTTTGGTGAAGATAAAGAACACTTGGTGGTCTATGCCAAAAATCATTTGAAACTGGCTCCGAATATCAACTTCTTCATCTTCGGACATCGGCATATAATGCTCGATCTGATGATCTCTGCTACCGGCAGGGTCGTGATATTGGGCGATTGGATTAAGTTTTTCTCTTATGGCGTATACGATGGGGAGAACTTTTCGTTAGAGATGTTTGAAGAGTAGAGGGTTAAATAATAGACAAAAAAAAGGGAGAATCTTTATTCTCCCTTTTTTATTATTTATAGATATTTAGAATCTGATTCCATAACCAAGCATGAAATACGCAGGGTCTTGATGTTCTACAAATGTATATTTAAACTCGAAGTTTAGATATCCATTATCTGTAATATCATATTGTCCACCCGCTCCAATATTGATACCGAAACTAGTATCACTAGCACTTACTCCACTAACTGAAATACGGTTATTCAACATTGCTCCACCCACAAAAGGATAAAGAGCTAGTCCCTGTACACCTTCTATAGGAAATACGTAATGCACATTGATGTCAACATCCAATCCTGTAATATTATTATTTGGAACAAGGAATGTTAACCCCGGAGCGATGCGGATATTGTTTGTTAGAAAATAACGACCTTCGACCCCTAAGCCTAGACGTTCAAATTCTGTTTGGTAACCTAACTTGGGCATAATAGCTTTCGACCCTTGTTGTGCTTGCACTCCGATTGCCAATAAGGCAAACATAAAAACGAATAATACTTTTTTCATATACAATTATTTAATAAATTATTATACAATAAAATATACTTTAAATATTTAAAATTAAGATTTGATTATTTTTTTCAGATTGTAATGTGCTACGGTTAAAAAATTTGTTCTGGTTTTAATTTTTTATTTAATGTTATTATTGTGTCCTTTTTAAATCCCTTTTAACAAACAAACGCACAAACATAATATAAAGTTCACAAATATTTGTGCTTTTAGGTTTGTTTTTTCTAAATAAAAGCGTTTTTGATAAATATTTACAGCCTTTGAAATGACTTTGAAATCTACATAGTTAAATAATACTTAGGGAGTTTACTCTGTCTGAAAAATTAAAGTAAGGTCTGATAGCTTATCAATAAAAAACATCTAACTTTGTACCCGAGTTAATTAGAAGGTTATCGTTATGAAAATGATAAAAGGTATCTTTATCATTCTCCTGTTTTATTTCTTGGGACAAGGAATCAGTTATCTTATTCAAGGATTCGTTCCCGGGAATATCATCGGAATGATTTTATTATTCCTCAGTCTTTACTTCAAGGCTATCTCTCCCGACAATGTAAAAGACGTAGCAAATGTGTTTACCCGCAACATGGCAATATTCTTTATTCCTGCCGGAGCAGGCTTATTGGGTGCGTATGGTGTGATCAGTAAATTCTGGATGTCTATACTCATCGTTTGTTCGGTGAGTACGGTATTGGTTATTGTGGTTGTCGCTATTGTTCAACAACAAATGGAACAAAGAAGAAAATGAGAGCACTATTTGAATCCACAGAATTTACGCTTCTCCTTGTTTTTGGCAGCTACCTGTTCGGACAATGGGTTTTTAAGAAGACACGCATCGCTTTGTTGCATCCTATGATTGTTGCCATTGCTATTATTATAGTATTCTTGAAGGTGACAGGTATCGATTACCGGACTTTTGAAGAGAGCAGTCGGTTTGTTAGCTTCATGCTCGGGCCTTCCGTTGTGGCGTTAGGCTATATCCTATACGAGCAGTTGGCGTACCTCAAGGGCAATGTAATATCCATCCTTACTTCTATCTTTATGGGTAGCATTGTGGGGATACTCAGTGTGGTACTATTAGCGAGAATAACAGGAGCCGATCAGATGCTTATCCATTCTCTCGAACCCAAATCGGTGACTACACCCATTGCGATGAGTATTGCCGAACAGTCGGGCGGTAATGTATCACTTACGGCGGTGATTGTGCTTTTCTGCGGTATATTCGGAAGTATTATCGGACCACCTATATTACGTTTGCTTGGTATCAAAAGCAGTGTTGCCAGAGGCTTGGCTATGGGAGCTTCTTCACACGGAGTAGGCACGGCCAAAGCAATGGAAATGGGGATGATAGAAGGCGCATTGAGCGGGCTTGCCATCGGTTTGATGGGGGTAATGACTGCATTGCTGATACCGATATTGCACCAGCTGTTTGCTTCATTATAGAAAAAGGCCGATAGGATGAAAAATCCTTATCAGCCTCCAAGCATAAATAGCTTATTGAATTCAGCAAAACTCTTATCTCAAAGATGATATGTCTATAACGTAACGGAATTGAACTTTTCCGGCCAGTACATTTTTGTATGCTTCATTTACTTGCTGTATCGGTATAATCTCTACCATCGGGTAAATGTTGTTAGCGACCGAGTAATCCATCATTTCCTGTGTCTCGCGTATGCCGCCGATCAACGTTCCATATATTTTCTTGCGTCCTTGCAGAGCCCACGTTTGAACAGATGGCATGTCTTTGATAGCCGGAACACCAATCAGAACCATTGTACCATCAACTTTTAGCATCGACAGATACGATTCTACGCTGAACGAAGCAGGGATCGTACTCAAAATGAGATCGAATGTACCTTCCAGACCTTTCGATTCGTCTGCATTTTTTGTGTTTACATATCTTACCGCACCCAGTTTGGCGGCAGCCTCACGTTTATCTTCGGTAATGTCGAAAACAGTAACTTCGGCTCCCATCTTAATGGCATATTGCACAGCCATATGTCCCAATCCTCCAAAGCCCGCAACAGCAACCTTATCGCCCGCCTTCACCTTATTATATTTCAAAGGCGAATAGGTAGTAATACCTGCACATAGAAGAGGAGCTATTTTTTCGAGAGGAGCTCCTTTCGGTATGGTTATCGCAAAAGCTTCTCTGACAACGATGTTGTTTGAGTATCCGCCTTGCGTATATCCGTCACCTTCCTTGCTGCTGTAGGTATAAGTAGCCCCTTTGGTACAATATTGTTCTTCACCCGCTTTGCAATAGTAACATTCTCCGCACGAGTTGACCATACAACCCACACCTGCATAATCTCCGACTTTGAACTTAGTAACATTCTTGCCTGCTTTCACTACCTTGCCCACAATCTCATGTCCCGGAACAAGCGGATAGGCTACTTGCCCCCAGTCGCCTTTAACGGTATGTATATCTGAGTGGCAGATACCCGAATACAGTATCTCTATCAGAATATCATCATCGTTGAGGTTTCTGCGTTCAAATTCGTAAGGGGTAAGAGGAGCGGAGGGATCTGTTGCAGCATAAGCTTTTGTACAGATATGCCCATCATGTTGGTGATCGCATTGAGCATTCAGGTGAATGACTCCGAAAATAAACATAGCGACGAAGCTGCTAAGAAATTGTGTCTTCATGATGATTGTCGATACTTTAAAGTGATAGACTAAAATGACCGTATACATAATATGATCGTTGAGAAAAGAAAAACCCTAAAGGAAAAATCACTTTTTTTATACCGGAGATTTGAAAATATTCTTGTCTTATTTTACTTGTTAAAGACAAAAGATACTCCCTATCGTCAGTATGACTGAGTGGAGGTGATCTGCGGTGATAATGTTTTAGGTTACTTATAATATCAGGCAGTTCTTTTTTTGGTTACCTTTGCGATGATTAGAAATACAATCTCGGTTAAAAAAAATAGTTTTCAATTTATAACTCAAAATATATATGGCTTCTTTCCTGCAAGTTGAAGGACTTACAAAAAGCTTTGGTGATCTGGTTTTGTTTCGTGATATATCATTCGGTATAGCCGAAGGCGAACGCATCGGGCTGATCGCAAAAAATGGGTCGGGCAAGACCACCTTGTTGAATATCCTCACAGGAAAAGAACCTTACGATAGCGGAGCCGTTGTTTTTCGCCGCGACTTGCGTGTTGCCTATCTTGAACAAGATCCTACCTATCCCGAGAATCTGACGGTGCTAGAAGCGTGTTTCCATTCGGGGAATGATGTTACAGACCTCATTGCCGAATACGAAAGGGTAATCAACTCGAAAGATCATTCGGGGCTTGATGCTATCTTGCAAAAGATGGATATTTTGCAGGCATGGGACTACGAGCATCGTGCAAAGCAGATTTTGGGACAACTGAAAATTACCGATTTCGAACAAAAAATATCTCAGCTGTCGGGAGGACAGCTCAAGCGTGTGGCACTCGCCAATGTGCTGATTACGGAACCCGATCTTATTATTCTCGATGAGCCTACCAACCACCTCGACCTCGATATGGTGGAGTGGCTCGAAGAATACCTTCAACGTTCACGTTTGAGTCTGTTGATGGTAACGCACGACCGCTATTTTCTCGATCGTGTATGTAACGAAATCATAGAGATAGATCAACAACAGTTGTATCAGTATAAAGGAAATTTTTCGTACTATCTCGAAAAGCGAGACGAGCGTATTTCTGCTCAGAATGCCGAGTTGGATCGTGCAAACAATATTTTGCGTAAAGAGCTGGAGTGGATGCGTCGTCAACCGCAAGCCCGGGCTACGAAGGCAAAGTCGAGGATCGATGCATTCTACGACTTGGAAAAGAAAGCCCAGCAGGTGCGTGATGCCGGAAATGTGCAATTACAGATGAAAGGTACATATATCGGCAATAAGATTTTCGAAGCACAGCATGTTTACAAATCCTTTGGAGATATTAAGATACTCGAAGATTTTAATTATGTGTTTGCCCGATACGAAAAACTGGGTATTGTAGGAAATAACGGTACGGGGAAATCTACATTCATCAAAATGCTGATGGGGGAGGTTGCTCCCGACAAAGGAGGGTTCGATATTGGCGAAACTGTAAAATTCGGTTACTACAGTCAGGACGGACTGAAGTTTGACGAACAGATGAAGGTTATTGACGTGGTTCAGAATATAGCTGAGGTGATAGATTTGGGCAATGGCAGCAGGCTGACAGCATCACAATTTCTACAACATTTTCTCTTTCCACCCGAAAAACAGCACAATTTTGTCTATAAACTTTCGGGAGGAGAAAAACGTCGTCTGTATCTCTGTACAGTCTTGATAACCAACCCTAACTTCTTGGTATTGGATGAGCCTACCAACGATTTGGATATCGTTACGCTCAATATTCTCGAAGAATACCTTCAACAGTTCAAAGGTTGTGTGATTGTGGTATCGCACGACCGTTATTTTATGGATAAAGTGGTAGATCACTTGCTTGCTTTTCAGGGAAGCGCACGTATAAAGGATTTCCCAGGCAACTATACTCAGTACCGTGAGTGGAAAGAGGTGCAGGAGCTTCTTGAAAAAGAAAAGGAACAAGCTGCGAAGCCTAAAGAAGAAAAGGTGCAACAGGCGCAGCCTAAGAATGACGAAAAGAAAAAGCTTTCGTTCAAAGAAAAGCGTGAGTTTGAAGAACTCGATGCGCTGATACCGCAACTAGAAGAAGAGAAAGCGAACCTTGAAAATGAATTATCCAGCGGTACATTATCCACTGATGAATTATTGCAGAAATCGAATCGTATCAGTCAACTGATGGAGGAGATAGAAGAGAAAACAATGCGTTGGCTGGAGTTGAGCGAGTTGGCATAGTATTAGAATAGGTGATTGCAAATCCCTCATGACTTAATCTTTCGGATTGCAAATCCTTATAGTAGAACGCAGGTGATTACAAATCCCCTGCAACGAAAGTATTAATTACATTCGATAAAGATAGAAATATAATGAAAAATTTGAATGTTAAAATAATAGAGTTAAACGAACGAAAATTAGTAGGATTATCTTTAGAAATGTCTTATGCTAATAACTTGACCGCAAATTTGTGGAGAAGTTTTATGCCTCGAAAGCATGAAATTAAACGTATAATAAATTCTGATTTAATCTCTATGCAAATTTATCCAGTTTCTTTTGATTTTTCTCCAAATATAAATTTTAGAAAGTGGGCTGCTGTAGAGGTTTCACTGGTTGAAGATATTCCTCAGAATATGGAAAGTTATACTATACAAGGAGGACTTTATGCCCTGATTCATTATAAGGGGTTGAGTACAGATACACGTGTCTTTGGATATATTTTTAATGAGTGGCTACCCCAATCTGAATATCTCTTAGATAATAACAGACCTCATTTTGAAGTGTTGGGTGAGAAATATAAAAATAATGATCCTGAATCTGAAGAGGATATCTATATCCCGATAAAGATTAAAAAGTAAAGAGAAGATTTGTTCCTCTCCAATTTTACCGTCCGATCGTCCTTTCGGATTTGCAATCCGAAAGTATATATTAGCAGGATTTGCAATCCGCAATAGAATCATGATAAATATACAAAACCGAATAGCACAAGATATATATTTTACAACAACTACAGTTGTCGATTGGGTTGATATCTTTACTCGTCCACGATATAAACATATCATAATAGAGTCATTGCAATATTGCCAACAAAACAAGGGTTTATTAATATATGCCTGGGTATTAATGAGTAATCATTTGCATATGAGTGTAAGTGCAGAAGGGGAAAATACGATGAGTGACATTCTGCGCGATTTTAAGAAACATACAAATAAGGAAATTATTAGTTCGTTAGAAAGCGACATTCAGGAGTCGCGTCGCGAATGGATGTTAAACCGTTTTGAGTACGCTGCACGAAACGATAAGAAGATTAAGAATTATCATTTTTGGCAAGATGGAAACGATATGCAACCTATTTATATGTATGATTATTTAGTACAAAAATTGAATTATATTCACCAAAATCCGGTGATAGCCGAAATTGTTGATAAGCCGGAGGAGTATAAGTATAGTTCAGCTATAGATTATGCAGGCGGGAAGGGTCTGCTAAATGTTATTATTGTTTAGTTTTTTTTCGGATTGCAAATCCTTATAATAAAAGGCAGGTGATTACAAATCCTCTGTAACGAAGGGTGAAAATAATTATTTTTTCCTGATTTTATAACTAGATATGTTATCTCTTTCGTCCTTTCGGATTTGTAATCCGAAAGTATACGATCGTCCTTTCGGATTTGCAATCCGAAAGTATATATTAGTAGGATTTGTAATCCGCAAATAGAATCATGATAAATATACTACCATCCTTCCGGATTATAAATCCGAAAGAAAGATAGAGGAATGATACAACTCCCGATTTAATTTTTAATATCAAGATTAATCAAATAACTTCAATATTGTATTTATCTTTGCAGAAACAAAAAGATGATGCTTAAACCCGGACCTATTGGTGTATTTGATTCAGGATATGGAGGTCTCACGATACTATCGGAGATACAAGCTCTTATGCCCGAATACGATTATTGCTATCTTGGCGATAATTCACGTGCACCTTATGGCGCTCGATCGTTTGAGGTAGTCTATGAGTTTACCAAGCAGGCTGTAACGGCATTGTTCGATATGGGGTGTAACCTTGTTATCCTTGCCTGTAATACAGCATCGGCAAAAGCTTTGCGTACCATTCAGCAAAAAGATCTGCCAAATATGAATCCCGATAAGAGGGTGTTGGGTATTATACGCCCTACAGCCGAGATCATTGGACAGATAACACGCAGCAGGCATGTAGGAGTATTGGGTACAGTGGGCACTATACAATCGCAGTCGTACCCGATAGAGATAAACAAACTGTTTCCCGATATAAAAGTAACCGGTGAGGCTTGCCCTATGTGGGTTCCTTTGGTAGAAAATAACGAATACGAAAGTGAAGGAGCAGACTACTTTGTGAAAAAAAATCTCGATAATATTTTAGCTAAAGATCCCGATATAGATACACTTATTCTCGGTTGCACGCATTACCCGTTGTTGCTGAATAAGATAAAGAAAATCCTACCTGAGGAGGTAACCGCCTTGCCTCAGGGAGAATACATTGCCCATAGCCTCAAAGATTATCTGCGACGGCATCCCGAGATGGATGAGGCATGTACCAAAAACGGAGAGACGCATTATTTTACAACCGAATCTTCCGAAAAGTTTTCAGGTGCGGCAACTATTTTTCTGAACAAAGAGATAGAAGTAAAGCACATTACACTCGATTAAAAATCCCTTATTTTTCGGTCTGCTAAAAAACAATTATATTTGTTTTTATTAATTGGCATGGATTTTACAAAAAGGAAATAGAAAAGTAAAAACCCCCTATTGTATATTATATAAATATACATCATTTAGAGCATTTCAATAAAAATAAACAAACAGGATGAGCTACCTTTCGAAAGAATATCAGGAACAGTGGAATTTCTCAAAATATCCTCCAAGTGCTTATCGCATCTTTGGATTTGTGTTTAGTAAGCAACCCGGAAGTTTTAACTACAATAAAAATATTGTCCAGATATTTACATTAAAACCGGATGATTTACCCGAACAAATTAGAATTGATAATTTCAAGAAATTGTGTCAAAGCTTGTTCAGAGAGGTGAATGTAAAAGAAGACTTAGATGTAAAAACAGAAACTGACGATGAAAGTAAAGAGACTACAATCACTTTCTCTTCCAACAATATTTGCAACTGCTTGCAGTCTTTAAAATATGAAGATGAGAAGATACTCTTCAATACGCTTTACAAACCATCATTGGGAACATATCCCTTGAGCCTCAATCAGCGTGTCGAGTTTATTTTGGGAGTTTATTTAAATCATTCTCATCACAAAACAAAAATGCTGTTTCGTGACAATTATCCTAAAATGGCATTGACTCATAGTTTTATGGCTGATCTGGCGGGAGAGGATGATGAATTCATTTTAACTTCACGTTTCGACAAGTCGCATAGCCACGTTATTGAGATTAACGAAAATGGGCAACTGTGGAAAAAAATAGAAACATTGCTTCTAGAATATGGGTATCAGTAATAAGTGATGATTCTTTTTTCGCTTCTTGAACCAGCAATTTTCTATCTTTCAGTAAGTGTAACATTAGATGTAAGGAAAGTAATATAAAAGTAACAGCCTGAGGTGTGTTACTTTTGTTTTATCATTCAATTTATTTTTATTAATTTTAGAGTATTGTTTTAACCCAAACACCTGATATTCCATGATAGATTTAAAGAGGTTTACTTTAGTAATTATTCCTGCGTCAATACTCAGCCCATATAGTTATAGCCAAAATAAACAGAGTGATGCACCTCAATCCCGTCCCAATATTATTCATATAATGACGGACGATCATTCGTTTCAGACAATCAGTGCATACGGGCATCCTATCTCCAAGTTGGCTCCTACACCCAATATAGACCGATTAGCGAACGAAGGCATGCTGTTTCAGCAAGCTTTTGTCGAAAACTCATTGTCTACCCCTAGCCGGGCATGTCTTATGACAGGCTTGTATAGCCATCAGAATGGGCAACGTCAGCTCGGTGCAGGTATAGATACAACCAAAATCTTTTTTTCTGAATTACTTACGCAGGCAGGATATCAAACAGGAGTTGTAGGTAAATGGCATATGCAATGCGAACCAAAAGGATTTGATTATTATTGCGTGCTCAACGATCAGGGAGATTATTATAATCCGAGCTTCAAAACGAAAGACTCTCACGGCAAATACATACGCGAAGAGGGGTATGCAACCAACCTGATTACAACTCATTCGATAGACTTTCTTAAAAACAGAGATAAGAGCAAACCTTTTGCCCTGTTGGTACATCATAAAGCTCCACACAGAAACTGGATGCCCGAAGCGAAGTATTATGACTTGTACGAAGATGTGGAATTCCCTAAACCTGAAACATTCTATGACGATTACGAAAGCCGTTGCTCTGCTGCCCGCACTCAGGATATGACTATCGATAAGACGATGACATTTATTTATGATTTGAAACTAAATGAATTGAAGAATACACCACCCTATAATAAGGAATGGAGTGACGGTGGATTGCAACAAGCGATGGATCAAATGACTCCCGCTCAGCGTGAAGCTTGGGAGAAGGCCTATCATCCTAAGAATATGGAATTCATTAACAGTAACCTGTCCGGCGATGCGCTGCTCGATTGGAAATTTCAACGTTATATGAGAGACTATCTTCGCTGTATAAAATCGATTGACGATGAAGTCGGACGCTTGATTGATTACCTCGAAAAAGAGGGTTTGATGGATAATACAATTATTGTGTACACCTCCGATCAAGGTTTTTATATGGGAGAACATGGGTGGTTTGATAAGCGTTTTATGTACGAAGAATCGTTCAGAACACCGCTGATAATACGTTATCCCAAAGCCATAATGTCAGGGACGAAAACCGATGCTTTGGTGCAGAATATAGACTTTGCTCCTACTTACTTGTCATTAGCCGGAATAGAGAAACCCACAGAAATGAGCGGAGTTTCTCTTGAAGGATTGTTTGACGGCAAGACTCCTAAAAATTGGAGAAAAGACTTATATTATCACTATTATGACTATCCTGCGATTCACAATGTACGCCGTCATGATGGTGTGAGGACAGAAAGGTATAAGCTGATTCATTTTTACGGTAAAGGCGAAATAGGCAATGATGAAGATATTAATTGTAACGAGTTGTTTGACTTGCAAAATGATCCGACTGAATTACATAATCTCTACGGAAAAGAAGGGTATGAAGAAATAACGAAGGAGTTACAGACTACTCTCGATAATTATAGAAAGAAACTCAAGGTAGATGAATTTTAAGTGAGTGAAAAACTCTTTCCGTCCGTCTATTATCAACTAGAAATAATATCACAATCTAAAACCAGACCGGATGTCTTCGAAAACGTATGCTCCTTTTGCAAAGCCACTGTATGTGATGCTCAAGCCAATAGGAGCTGTTTGTAATCTAGGGTGCACTTATTGCTATTATCTGGAGAAGAAGGAGCTGTATCCCGACAAGGATAATAAGACAATAATGAGTGACGATCTTCTGGAACGGTTTGTCTCTCAATACATCGAGGCACAAACCATGCAGCCGATACTTTTTACATGGCATGGGGGCGAACCTTTGATGCGTGACATCTCGTTTTATAAGAAAGCACTGGAGTTGCAACGTAAATATGCTAAAGGGAAACAGATATCGAATACTCTGCAAACGAACGGCACGCTGTTGAACGATGAATGGTGTGAATTTTTTAGAGAAAAAAACTTCCTGATCGGCATTTCCATTGATGGGGCTAAGCCCTTCCATGACAAATACAGAACAACAAAAGATAGGCGTCCGACATTCGATCGTGTTGTGGGGGGGATCAATCTTCTAAAGAAGCATGGAGTGGAATACAATATAATGGGAGTTGTAAATGACTTTAATATCAACCATCCGCTACAGTTTTATCAGTTTTTTAAAGATATCGATTCTCATTACATCCAATTCTCTCCTGCTGTGGAAAGAGACAGCAAGGGGAATGTGACTCAATGGAGTGTTACGCCCGAAAAATGGGGCGATTTTCTTATTGCTATATTCAACGAGTGGGTAAGGAAAGATGTCGGAATCTATTTTGTTCAATACTTCGATTCTGCACTGGCCAATTGGGTTGGTGTCGACCCCGGAATTTGTATCTTTGCTAAGAATTGCGGACATGCCGGAGTTATGGAATTTAATGGTGATGTGTATTCTTGCGATCACTTTGTATATCCTCAATATAAGTTGGGTAATATAAACGACAAGACATTGATAGAGATGATGTATTCGACGCAACAAACCGAATTTGGGTTAGCAAAGTCGGCTTCCTTGTCATCTCAGTGTAAGCAATGTAAGTATTTGTTTGCTTGTCGTGGCGAATGCCCTAAAAACCGAATTTCAAAAACTCAATCGGGCGAAGAAATAAATTATCTATGTAATGGCTATTACAAGTTCTTCGAACATATAGCCCCCTATATGGACTTCATGAAAAAAGAGCTGGAAGCACAACGTCCTCCCGGTAATATTATGAAAGTCTTAAAATAATTATTGCAATAAGATTTTTATGTACACTTTTGTTACTTTTTAGTTGGAGTAAGAAAGAATATGCGAAAAATAATCCACATAGATATGGATGCTTTCTATGCATCTATCGAGCAACGCGACTATCCCGAATACAGGGGTAAGCCTCTTGCTGTGGGTTATGCGGGGCCTCGGGGAGTAGTGGCGGCAGCCAGTTACGAGGCTCGTCGCTACGGAGTGCGTTCGGCTATGGCTTCCAAAACGGCTTTGCGTAAATGTCCGCATCTGATATTTGTTCCCGCACGCTTCGATGTCTATAAGTCTGTTTCGAAACAAATAATGGAGATATTCCACGAATATACCGATTTGGTAGAGCCTCTCTCGCTGGACGAGGCGTTCCTCGATGTTACCGAGAATAATATGAATATAGCTTCAGCCACTCAGATAGCACAGGAGATAAAGCAA from Dysgonomonas mossii encodes:
- a CDS encoding NAD(P)-dependent alcohol dehydrogenase — its product is MKTQFLSSFVAMFIFGVIHLNAQCDHQHDGHICTKAYAATDPSAPLTPYEFERRNLNDDDILIEILYSGICHSDIHTVKGDWGQVAYPLVPGHEIVGKVVKAGKNVTKFKVGDYAGVGCMVNSCGECYYCKAGEEQYCTKGATYTYSSKEGDGYTQGGYSNNIVVREAFAITIPKGAPLEKIAPLLCAGITTYSPLKYNKVKAGDKVAVAGFGGLGHMAVQYAIKMGAEVTVFDITEDKREAAAKLGAVRYVNTKNADESKGLEGTFDLILSTIPASFSVESYLSMLKVDGTMVLIGVPAIKDMPSVQTWALQGRKKIYGTLIGGIRETQEMMDYSVANNIYPMVEIIPIQQVNEAYKNVLAGKVQFRYVIDISSLR
- a CDS encoding LrgB family protein — translated: MRALFESTEFTLLLVFGSYLFGQWVFKKTRIALLHPMIVAIAIIIVFLKVTGIDYRTFEESSRFVSFMLGPSVVALGYILYEQLAYLKGNVISILTSIFMGSIVGILSVVLLARITGADQMLIHSLEPKSVTTPIAMSIAEQSGGNVSLTAVIVLFCGIFGSIIGPPILRLLGIKSSVARGLAMGASSHGVGTAKAMEMGMIEGALSGLAIGLMGVMTALLIPILHQLFASL
- a CDS encoding outer membrane beta-barrel protein; translation: MKKVLFVFMFALLAIGVQAQQGSKAIMPKLGYQTEFERLGLGVEGRYFLTNNIRIAPGLTFLVPNNNITGLDVDINVHYVFPIEGVQGLALYPFVGGAMLNNRISVSGVSASDTSFGINIGAGGQYDITDNGYLNFEFKYTFVEHQDPAYFMLGYGIRF
- a CDS encoding UDP-2,3-diacylglucosamine diphosphatase yields the protein MGKKVYFLSDAHLGSAFHKKKMDKQQMMTLPSVKIKESYFPQHEVERKLCRWLDMVKQDAQAVYLLGDIFDYWFEYRNVVPRGFVRFLGKVAELTDMGIEVHFFIGNHDIWVTDYLQKECGMIVHVQPLVKEIFGKKFFLAHGDGLGDDSASFKILRSVFHSKICRKAYAAIHPRWTVGFAQWWSNHNRENDEMPDYFGEDKEHLVVYAKNHLKLAPNINFFIFGHRHIMLDLMISATGRVVILGDWIKFFSYGVYDGENFSLEMFEE
- a CDS encoding metal-sulfur cluster assembly factor; the protein is MSDLLQLESKIVNMLKTVYDPEIPVNVYDLGLIYEVDIDDDKNVTITMTLTAPNCPAADFILEDVRYKVQSVAGVNNVIVDLTFEPEWNKDMLSEEAKLELGFL
- a CDS encoding SMI1/KNR4 family protein, with product MKTAITQNSIVEQSWPRIESYLLKRGVKPDAVLLPGATQEQIGWAESVLGVKLPIDFLEFYKIHNGQIPNAYGIVNGEELMSLERIVEEWVIWQRLATVGAFDDAMANADDGVQEVWHSRSWIPFTDDGLGNHLCLDMAPANRGSRGQIIRIWHDDTGRFRQAPSFGSWVANFAYDLNRAMFV
- a CDS encoding CidA/LrgA family protein, whose product is MKMIKGIFIILLFYFLGQGISYLIQGFVPGNIIGMILLFLSLYFKAISPDNVKDVANVFTRNMAIFFIPAGAGLLGAYGVISKFWMSILIVCSVSTVLVIVVVAIVQQQMEQRRK